From the Bacillus tuaregi genome, one window contains:
- a CDS encoding TIGR04053 family radical SAM/SPASM domain-containing protein, translating to MFNRDFNKNPFIVIWELTRACQLHCLHCRAEAQLKRDPRELTFEEGKKLIDEIYEMNNPMLVFTGGDPLMREDVFEIASYAVQKGVRVSMTPSATPNVTKEAIQKAKEVGLSRWAFSLDGHNAEIHDHFRGTAGSFDLTMERIKYLHELEIPIQINTTISRYNVGFLEEMAELVKSLGCVLWSVFFLVPTGRGLEKDMISPVEHEKVFTWLYQLSKRVSFDIKTTAGQHYRRVVIQQKRREMKEKQDQIQYLDALTEKGLTGSIDGLGRAPMGVNDGNGFIFISHIGDVYPSGLLPIKVGNVREQTLSDIYRNSPILQDLRNPDKYKGKCGQCEFRNVCGGSRSRAYAMTGDYLASEPYCVYIPQALRKQKSL from the coding sequence ATGTTTAATAGAGACTTTAATAAAAATCCATTTATTGTCATATGGGAGCTAACAAGAGCCTGTCAGCTCCATTGCTTACATTGCCGTGCTGAAGCGCAGTTAAAACGAGATCCTCGAGAATTAACCTTTGAAGAAGGTAAGAAACTCATAGATGAAATATACGAAATGAACAATCCGATGCTTGTTTTCACTGGCGGTGACCCATTGATGAGAGAGGATGTTTTTGAGATTGCTTCTTATGCAGTGCAAAAGGGAGTTCGCGTATCCATGACCCCAAGTGCTACTCCAAATGTAACGAAAGAGGCGATTCAAAAGGCAAAGGAAGTTGGGTTATCGCGTTGGGCATTTAGCTTGGATGGGCATAATGCTGAAATACATGATCATTTCCGCGGAACAGCTGGATCATTTGACTTAACAATGGAAAGAATTAAATATCTTCATGAGTTAGAAATTCCAATTCAAATTAATACAACCATTTCCCGTTATAATGTAGGATTTTTAGAGGAAATGGCTGAGTTAGTAAAAAGCTTAGGCTGTGTTCTGTGGAGTGTCTTTTTCCTGGTCCCTACGGGGAGAGGCTTGGAAAAGGATATGATTTCACCTGTAGAGCATGAAAAAGTATTTACATGGCTCTATCAATTAAGTAAAAGGGTATCCTTTGATATTAAAACGACAGCAGGGCAGCATTATCGCAGAGTTGTGATTCAACAGAAAAGAAGAGAAATGAAAGAGAAGCAGGATCAAATTCAATACCTAGATGCATTAACGGAAAAGGGACTGACTGGTTCAATTGATGGGTTAGGAAGAGCTCCAATGGGAGTCAATGATGGAAATGGATTTATCTTTATTTCTCATATAGGTGATGTCTATCCTAGTGGATTATTGCCAATTAAGGTTGGGAATGTACGTGAGCAGACACTTAGTGATATTTATCGAAACTCTCCAATCCTACAGGATTTACGTAATCCAGATAAATATAAGGGGAAATGTGGTCAATGTGAATTTAGAAACGTCTGTGGCGGTTCCAGGTCACGAGCATATGCCATGACAGGTGATTATTTGGCAAGTGAGCCCTATTGTGTTTATATACCACAAGCACTACGAAAACAAAAGAGTTTATAA
- the moaA gene encoding GTP 3',8-cyclase MoaA has translation MTKDMVKDTLNRPLRDLRISVIDRCNFRCQYCMPAELFGPDFAFLPKSELLTYEEIERLARIFVELGVEKIRLTGGEPLLRKELPLLVKKLSSISELKDIALTTNGVLLPKYADELKAAGLKRVNISLDSLNDELFGQINGRKVGTQPVLNGIEAAKKAGLGIKINMVVKKGLNDSEIIPMAQFCKDNDLQLRYIEYMDVGSTNGWKMDEVVTKKEIFQQLNEHFSLEPVDPDYYGEVAKRYKYVDNQVEVGFITSVSESFCSTCTRSRLSANGQIFTCLFNGNGHDIRDFMRTGVSDEEISERVIKIWNGRTDRYSDERTAETAANRKKIEMSYIGG, from the coding sequence ATGACAAAAGACATGGTAAAGGATACCTTAAATCGGCCACTTCGAGATCTTCGGATATCTGTTATTGACCGTTGTAATTTCCGCTGCCAATACTGTATGCCCGCTGAACTTTTTGGTCCTGACTTCGCCTTTTTGCCAAAAAGTGAGCTACTCACATATGAAGAAATTGAAAGACTTGCGCGTATTTTTGTCGAGCTTGGCGTAGAGAAAATTCGATTAACAGGTGGAGAGCCCTTATTAAGAAAAGAACTTCCTCTTCTTGTAAAGAAATTATCTTCTATTAGTGAATTAAAGGATATAGCATTAACTACAAATGGTGTCCTGTTGCCAAAGTATGCTGACGAATTGAAAGCTGCTGGATTAAAGCGAGTAAATATCAGTTTAGATTCGTTAAATGATGAGCTGTTTGGACAAATCAATGGACGTAAGGTTGGCACACAGCCGGTTCTTAATGGGATAGAGGCAGCAAAAAAAGCTGGCTTGGGTATCAAAATTAATATGGTTGTGAAAAAGGGCCTAAATGATTCTGAAATTATTCCAATGGCACAATTTTGTAAAGATAATGATCTTCAATTGCGTTATATTGAGTATATGGATGTTGGCAGTACAAATGGATGGAAAATGGATGAGGTCGTAACAAAGAAAGAAATTTTCCAGCAGCTGAATGAACATTTTTCTTTAGAGCCTGTTGATCCCGATTATTATGGGGAAGTGGCTAAACGATACAAATACGTAGATAACCAAGTTGAAGTTGGCTTTATTACATCTGTATCAGAATCATTCTGCTCTACCTGTACACGTTCACGACTATCAGCTAATGGTCAGATTTTCACCTGTCTGTTTAATGGAAATGGCCACGATATTCGTGACTTTATGAGAACAGGTGTAAGTGATGAGGAGATTTCAGAACGGGTTATTAAGATTTGGAATGGTCGTACAGATCGGTACTCTGATGAAAGAACGGCTGAAACGGCTGCTAATCGGAAAAAAATTGAAATGTCCTATATTGGTGGATAA
- the ric gene encoding iron-sulfur cluster repair di-iron protein, with amino-acid sequence MTTIPFSNTSLVRDIVNEVPKTSDVFKKYRIDFCCGGNTPISTAAAELNVNLDELMEELAIVYSKSEQSDNMEVWTNSSSEEIIQHVIEHYHNPLREELAALSPYVTKVAKVHGDNHPELLKVYELFYELKKELLEHTQEEEIKSFPLLLSLEKNEVENREAAIEEIRKLESEHDHAGNILRELRSITDDFTPPLDACGTYRLVYNRLEMLEAHTFMHVHLENNILFPRYI; translated from the coding sequence ATGACTACTATTCCATTTTCAAATACAAGCTTAGTAAGAGATATCGTAAATGAAGTTCCAAAGACAAGTGATGTTTTTAAAAAATACCGAATTGATTTTTGCTGCGGAGGCAACACACCCATCAGTACTGCTGCAGCTGAGCTAAACGTTAATCTTGATGAATTAATGGAAGAGCTTGCGATTGTCTATAGCAAATCAGAGCAAAGTGATAATATGGAGGTCTGGACAAACAGTTCATCTGAAGAAATCATTCAGCATGTAATCGAGCACTATCATAACCCATTAAGAGAAGAACTCGCAGCCCTTAGTCCTTATGTAACAAAGGTCGCAAAGGTTCACGGTGATAACCACCCAGAGCTTTTGAAAGTGTACGAACTATTTTATGAATTAAAAAAGGAATTGCTTGAGCATACACAAGAAGAAGAAATAAAAAGCTTCCCGCTTCTGTTATCATTAGAAAAAAATGAGGTGGAGAATAGAGAAGCAGCAATCGAAGAAATCCGCAAGCTTGAAAGCGAGCATGATCATGCCGGCAATATTTTAAGAGAGCTTCGCAGCATAACAGATGACTTTACTCCACCGCTTGATGCATGTGGCACGTACCGATTAGTATACAACCGTCTTGAGATGTTAGAGGCGCACACCTTTATGCATGTACACTTGGAAAATAATATTCTATTTCCACGGTATATCTAA
- a CDS encoding methyl-accepting chemotaxis protein, with protein MLWNSQQIKNLEIEKATLKNQVTLLTQQLHKKDEDISLFIRNLEEHLITTVTQHETVNGQHKQLGDIVQIIKSHFETAAELVTSSEKCATEMDRNGEELILSAKSMGIKGKESRDTVRKMEEGIAELGNRMETNVELIKTVGYRSKEIDRIVQMIKGIAEQTNLLALNASIEAARAGEHGKGFSIVAEKVRDLAEETAESTKGIMELTNRFQREIEDTIKSNQDSFQLARSTIELSQLANEKITEMDQVMVKVQTQVQNVRNMITSQKSNCSDTLLEITRTNKIFQEVNELIMYHIESAEVVDRKLESGIGELKKVMK; from the coding sequence ATGCTTTGGAATAGTCAACAAATAAAAAATTTAGAAATAGAAAAAGCAACGCTTAAAAATCAAGTGACATTGCTTACACAGCAACTACATAAAAAGGACGAAGATATTTCCTTATTTATTAGAAATCTGGAAGAACACCTGATTACAACGGTTACGCAGCATGAAACAGTGAATGGGCAACATAAGCAATTGGGAGATATTGTACAAATAATTAAGTCTCATTTTGAAACAGCAGCTGAATTAGTAACGTCATCAGAAAAATGTGCAACTGAAATGGATCGAAATGGCGAAGAGTTAATTCTATCAGCTAAAAGCATGGGCATAAAAGGAAAAGAAAGCAGAGATACTGTAAGGAAAATGGAGGAGGGAATTGCTGAACTTGGAAATAGAATGGAAACGAATGTTGAGTTAATAAAGACTGTTGGGTATAGATCGAAAGAAATTGACAGGATTGTCCAAATGATAAAAGGAATAGCCGAGCAAACCAATCTGTTGGCACTTAATGCCAGTATTGAAGCAGCGAGAGCCGGTGAACATGGAAAGGGCTTTTCCATTGTAGCTGAAAAAGTAAGAGATTTAGCAGAAGAAACCGCTGAAAGTACAAAAGGGATTATGGAATTGACGAATCGATTTCAACGGGAAATAGAGGATACGATAAAAAGTAATCAGGATAGCTTTCAACTAGCTCGCTCTACAATTGAACTAAGCCAGCTAGCAAATGAGAAAATAACTGAGATGGACCAAGTGATGGTAAAGGTTCAAACGCAGGTTCAAAATGTACGGAATATGATTACTTCGCAAAAATCTAATTGTTCGGATACATTATTAGAAATAACCAGAACGAATAAGATTTTTCAAGAGGTCAACGAGCTTATTATGTATCATATTGAATCTGCTGAAGTGGTTGATAGAAAGCTTGAATCGGGTATAGGTGAATTAAAGAAGGTTATGAAATAG
- a CDS encoding molybdopterin molybdotransferase MoeA, protein MLERRTPIEIGEAVRRVMEYKQAGTVEHVSINDSYGRYLSEELVATNHVPPFDKAPYDGFAIRSQDTKEASLSNPVEFEVIDHIGAGVVSEKTLGPYQVIRIMTGAQMPEGSDAVVMLELAQTSERDGKQYISIKRSYKSGDNVSFCGEDAKEGDVLVSKGTFINPGIQAMLATFGYAEVPVARKPLVGLFATGTELLEVGDPLEPGKIRNSNSHMIMAQIERAGAEVRFMGNLPDDLDICYDAISNAIHEVDMLITTGGVSVGDFDLLPDIYDKLGAVVLFNKVAMRPGSVTTVAQAKGKLLFGLSGNPSACYVGFELFARPIIRTMLFSNQPHLRKEKAILQSDFPKANPFTRFVRSALSVQNGRLVVEPSGMDKSNIVMSLSGANSFIILPGGTRGFQSGEEVDVLLLEETNGSEWPW, encoded by the coding sequence ATGCTAGAAAGAAGAACACCCATTGAGATTGGTGAGGCAGTACGTAGAGTAATGGAATATAAACAGGCTGGTACAGTTGAACATGTCTCAATTAATGACAGCTATGGACGATATTTATCTGAGGAATTAGTGGCAACAAATCATGTTCCTCCCTTTGATAAAGCACCCTATGACGGATTCGCGATTCGATCACAGGATACAAAAGAAGCATCCTTGTCTAATCCAGTTGAATTTGAGGTTATTGACCATATTGGCGCAGGTGTTGTTAGTGAAAAAACGCTAGGTCCCTATCAGGTTATTAGAATTATGACAGGAGCGCAAATGCCTGAGGGCAGTGATGCGGTTGTTATGCTTGAATTAGCGCAAACAAGTGAACGAGATGGTAAACAGTATATATCGATTAAGCGTTCATATAAAAGCGGTGATAATGTTTCTTTCTGTGGGGAAGATGCAAAAGAAGGGGATGTCCTTGTTTCTAAAGGTACGTTTATTAATCCAGGTATCCAGGCGATGCTGGCAACGTTTGGATATGCAGAAGTACCTGTTGCTAGAAAACCTCTTGTCGGACTTTTCGCAACAGGCACTGAGCTCTTGGAGGTTGGAGATCCGCTTGAGCCGGGGAAAATTCGAAATAGCAATTCCCATATGATTATGGCACAAATTGAGCGGGCAGGAGCTGAAGTCAGATTTATGGGAAATCTGCCCGATGATTTAGATATCTGCTATGATGCGATTTCAAATGCTATTCATGAAGTGGATATGCTTATTACAACTGGTGGAGTATCCGTTGGGGATTTTGATTTACTCCCGGATATCTATGATAAACTTGGAGCGGTAGTATTATTTAATAAAGTGGCTATGCGTCCAGGTAGTGTGACCACTGTAGCCCAGGCAAAGGGCAAGCTCCTATTTGGACTTTCAGGAAACCCTTCTGCCTGTTATGTTGGTTTTGAATTATTTGCACGTCCAATTATCCGAACGATGCTTTTTTCAAATCAACCTCATTTAAGAAAGGAAAAGGCCATTTTACAAAGTGATTTCCCAAAAGCTAACCCGTTCACCCGTTTCGTGAGAAGCGCTCTTTCTGTTCAAAATGGACGCCTTGTTGTCGAACCGAGCGGGATGGATAAATCGAATATCGTTATGAGTCTCTCAGGAGCTAATTCTTTTATCATATTACCTGGAGGAACGAGAGGCTTTCAATCAGGAGAAGAGGTGGATGTGCTGTTATTAGAGGAAACAAATGGAAGTGAGTGGCCTTGGTAA
- the mobB gene encoding molybdopterin-guanine dinucleotide biosynthesis protein B codes for MVKPVILQVAGYHNSGKTAFIQNLLSMLKQKGYRTVTLKHHGHGGKPDIVEETDSARHISAGALASLVDGGGRLLLQTEQIEWSLNQKLGLLVMLQPDLIIIEGYKHEEYQKVVFIRDDDDLMLLDQLTNIQFVLYKDKPPKRCQYQSFHRSDDRAIECIVDFLTAELNKQKEE; via the coding sequence TTGGTAAAACCAGTTATCCTTCAGGTAGCTGGTTACCATAACAGCGGGAAAACAGCCTTCATTCAAAATCTCCTTTCAATGCTGAAGCAAAAAGGGTATCGTACGGTAACGCTTAAGCACCATGGTCATGGAGGAAAACCGGATATCGTCGAGGAGACTGATTCGGCTCGCCATATTTCTGCCGGTGCTTTAGCCTCCCTTGTTGATGGTGGTGGAAGGTTACTCCTACAAACGGAACAGATTGAGTGGTCTTTAAATCAGAAGCTGGGATTACTAGTTATGCTTCAGCCTGATTTGATCATCATTGAAGGATATAAGCACGAAGAATATCAAAAGGTTGTGTTTATTCGCGATGATGACGATTTAATGCTGCTTGATCAGTTAACTAACATACAATTTGTTCTTTACAAAGACAAGCCCCCCAAGCGCTGCCAGTACCAATCTTTTCATCGAAGTGACGATAGGGCAATTGAATGTATTGTTGACTTCTTAACTGCAGAGCTGAATAAACAAAAAGAAGAATGA
- a CDS encoding respiratory nitrate reductase subunit gamma, translating to MELLKMILWVIYPYTVLIIVMLGRLWKCDFTELYNENKILERLGMGLFIAVKALLWLSLLSGVASLLVSGMRNDLMEMLYWGISFISFQPNTDLIEQMSLLTQLHLMVLFTFFLVLSFTMSFKKTDKTKKQSVLNKMEINSEVKQARKKSQKLIG from the coding sequence ATGGAGCTGCTGAAAATGATATTATGGGTTATCTATCCGTATACAGTATTAATCATTGTCATGCTGGGGCGTTTGTGGAAATGTGACTTTACGGAACTATATAATGAAAATAAAATCCTTGAGAGATTAGGTATGGGACTGTTCATAGCTGTTAAAGCGTTATTGTGGTTAAGCTTATTATCAGGTGTAGCATCACTTTTAGTGAGCGGCATGCGGAATGACTTAATGGAAATGCTTTATTGGGGAATCAGCTTTATATCGTTTCAGCCGAATACAGATCTGATTGAGCAGATGTCACTCTTAACACAATTGCATCTGATGGTATTGTTTACTTTTTTCTTGGTATTATCCTTTACGATGTCCTTTAAAAAAACGGATAAGACTAAAAAACAATCAGTCTTGAATAAAATGGAAATAAACAGCGAAGTGAAACAAGCACGAAAAAAAAGCCAAAAACTGATTGGTTAG
- a CDS encoding Crp/Fnr family transcriptional regulator — MQPLAQFPLSEELTQLLQSVHHIRKISKGTYIYQEGQNANELYIIQSGKVQISKMTPEGQELTLRMSSAGEIIGELTMFYSSSKYMLNAKVVEDGEVAVIYKEELEKRLELDNRLAIEFMKWMSHQNRKTVTKFRDLILNGKKGALYSTLIRLSNSYGKITNSGIMIDLPITNQELANFCGTSREVVNRMLSELRKNQVITVDKGIITIHNINYLKTEINCENCPIDICNIH, encoded by the coding sequence ATGCAGCCATTAGCACAATTTCCTCTATCTGAAGAGTTAACCCAGCTATTACAATCCGTTCACCATATTCGAAAAATCAGCAAAGGTACCTATATATATCAAGAAGGACAAAATGCAAATGAACTTTACATTATCCAGAGCGGTAAAGTACAAATTAGTAAAATGACTCCGGAAGGTCAAGAACTGACATTAAGAATGAGCTCTGCTGGTGAAATAATCGGCGAATTAACTATGTTTTATTCATCATCAAAATATATGCTAAATGCCAAAGTGGTTGAAGACGGTGAAGTTGCTGTTATTTATAAAGAAGAGCTGGAAAAACGTCTAGAGCTTGATAATCGTCTTGCCATTGAATTTATGAAATGGATGAGCCATCAAAACCGTAAAACGGTGACAAAGTTTCGCGACCTTATCTTGAATGGCAAGAAGGGAGCCTTATACTCTACACTTATACGGCTTTCAAATAGCTATGGTAAAATAACAAACTCAGGTATTATGATTGATTTACCTATCACCAATCAGGAGCTGGCAAATTTTTGCGGTACGTCTCGTGAGGTTGTAAATCGAATGCTAAGTGAATTAAGAAAAAATCAAGTCATAACTGTTGATAAAGGAATTATTACCATTCATAATATCAATTATTTAAAAACTGAAATAAACTGCGAAAATTGTCCGATTGATATATGTAATATCCATTAG
- the argC gene encoding N-acetyl-gamma-glutamyl-phosphate reductase — translation MKVSVIGTTGYGGIELLRILHSHPVFQIQSIHSTKGELPIWKEYPHLFDINNQVLEVINPEEIAEKSELVFLATPSGVSGQLASQFAEYNVKLVDLSGDLRLKNTEDYIQWYKHEPAPQAIIDRAVYGLTEWNREQVAAADWISNPGCYSTASLLGLGPIVKEKLIDPASIIIDAKSGTSGAGRKPTRSNMHAEMSENFKIYKVNEHQHIPEIEQQLLDWNQEIKPITFSTHLLPISRGIMATAYVQVQKDMTLSDIYKIYQEYYQDNAFVRIRPEGHYPSVKEVCGSNYCDIGLHLDNRTGRLTIISVIDNLMKGAAGQAVQNANIMTGLDETTGLNFIPMYP, via the coding sequence ATGAAGGTTTCGGTTATAGGAACAACAGGATATGGAGGTATAGAGCTCCTGCGAATTTTACATTCACATCCCGTTTTTCAGATACAATCCATCCACTCGACAAAGGGAGAACTACCAATTTGGAAGGAGTATCCACATCTTTTCGATATTAATAATCAAGTTCTTGAAGTAATAAATCCGGAGGAAATAGCTGAAAAATCAGAGCTTGTCTTTTTAGCGACGCCTTCAGGTGTGTCAGGGCAGCTTGCCTCACAATTTGCCGAGTACAATGTTAAATTAGTTGATTTATCCGGGGATTTACGATTAAAGAACACGGAAGATTATATACAATGGTATAAGCATGAACCAGCTCCACAGGCAATAATTGATAGGGCTGTATACGGTTTAACAGAATGGAACCGGGAACAGGTGGCTGCTGCAGATTGGATTTCGAATCCTGGCTGCTATTCAACCGCTTCATTGCTTGGTTTAGGACCAATTGTGAAGGAAAAGCTGATTGATCCAGCATCCATTATTATTGATGCGAAGTCAGGAACGTCGGGTGCAGGAAGAAAGCCGACAAGAAGTAACATGCACGCTGAAATGAGTGAAAATTTTAAAATTTACAAAGTGAATGAACATCAACATATTCCAGAAATTGAGCAGCAGCTTTTAGATTGGAATCAAGAAATCAAGCCAATTACCTTTTCAACCCATTTGCTTCCTATTTCAAGGGGAATAATGGCAACGGCTTATGTACAGGTACAAAAAGACATGACATTATCTGACATTTATAAAATTTATCAAGAGTATTATCAGGATAATGCATTTGTCCGGATTCGACCAGAGGGACATTATCCATCTGTTAAAGAGGTTTGCGGCTCTAATTACTGTGATATTGGCTTGCATCTCGATAATAGAACAGGCAGATTAACGATTATATCTGTCATTGATAATTTAATGAAGGGTGCTGCTGGTCAGGCGGTTCAAAATGCAAATATCATGACGGGTCTTGATGAAACAACTGGTCTAAACTTTATTCCGATGTACCCATAA
- the argJ gene encoding bifunctional ornithine acetyltransferase/N-acetylglutamate synthase, translating into MQAVSNIHIKEVKGGSFLSPKGFLAAGVEAGLKNEKKDVGMILSEVPATCAAVYTTNQFQAAPIKVSQDSISKEGKIQAVIANSGCANACTGEQGLRDAYETRRLVAQKFNLNEHLIAVASTGVIGVNLPMEKLAAGIEQLEPGDALEQAVAFQTAILTTDTMMKTTCFSAQINGKTVTMGGTAKGSGMIHPNMATMLAFITTDANIDPEGLQTGLSEVTEKSFNQITVDGDTSTNDTVFVLANGMADHETLTPEHTDWPVFIELLRVTCESLAKQIARDGEGATKLIEVEVKGAKNELDAQMIAKQIVGSNLVKTAVYGADANWGRIISAIGQTKTAVNTGNVDIAIGPIVMLKGSVPLVFSEEEALDYLQKDFIQIFVDLHNGEATGKAWGCDLSYDYIKINASYRS; encoded by the coding sequence GTGCAGGCAGTATCAAATATCCATATTAAGGAAGTAAAGGGTGGCAGCTTTCTATCGCCAAAAGGTTTTTTGGCGGCAGGAGTTGAAGCGGGCTTAAAAAATGAAAAAAAAGATGTTGGAATGATTTTAAGTGAGGTTCCAGCAACTTGTGCGGCAGTCTACACGACCAATCAATTTCAAGCAGCACCCATTAAAGTAAGCCAAGATAGTATTTCAAAAGAAGGGAAGATTCAGGCTGTTATCGCAAACAGTGGCTGTGCCAATGCTTGTACAGGTGAGCAAGGACTTCGGGATGCCTATGAAACAAGAAGACTAGTTGCCCAAAAGTTTAACCTAAACGAACATCTAATTGCAGTCGCTTCTACAGGTGTTATTGGTGTTAATCTACCAATGGAGAAGCTTGCAGCTGGAATTGAACAATTAGAGCCTGGTGATGCACTGGAACAGGCTGTAGCGTTTCAAACAGCTATTCTAACGACAGATACGATGATGAAAACAACCTGTTTTTCTGCGCAGATAAACGGAAAAACGGTTACAATGGGCGGAACAGCAAAAGGATCTGGTATGATTCATCCAAACATGGCAACAATGCTGGCATTCATTACAACGGATGCTAATATTGACCCGGAAGGACTACAAACCGGATTAAGTGAAGTAACTGAAAAGTCATTTAATCAAATTACCGTTGATGGTGATACATCAACAAATGATACCGTATTTGTCCTAGCGAATGGTATGGCAGATCATGAAACGTTAACACCTGAGCATACTGACTGGCCTGTATTCATAGAGTTATTAAGGGTGACATGCGAAAGTCTTGCTAAACAAATTGCACGAGACGGCGAAGGTGCGACCAAGCTTATTGAAGTAGAAGTAAAGGGTGCAAAGAATGAATTGGATGCACAAATGATTGCAAAGCAAATCGTCGGTTCGAACCTTGTTAAAACAGCTGTCTATGGTGCAGATGCTAACTGGGGCAGAATCATTAGTGCCATCGGGCAGACAAAAACAGCTGTGAACACAGGAAATGTGGATATTGCAATTGGTCCGATTGTGATGCTTAAGGGCAGTGTACCATTGGTATTCTCAGAGGAGGAAGCACTAGATTATTTACAAAAGGACTTCATCCAAATATTTGTTGATTTGCATAATGGTGAAGCCACAGGAAAGGCATGGGGTTGCGATTTATCCTATGACTATATCAAAATTAATGCTAGTTACCGTTCATAG
- the argB gene encoding acetylglutamate kinase produces the protein MKKIVIKCGGSILDELTPAFFASLKELQGHGYRLVFVHGGGPDINKMLAMYQVEPEFHNGLRKTTKETLEVVELVLSGQTNRKLVQKLTQNGFQTIGLNGSDGNLLQADFIDQQSLGFVGEITKVNDQLISILIQEGMIPVITPIAVHETGQKLNINADYAAAAVAGAIGAEQCIFVTDVEGIMVENQVVHSVEKEQVEKYIEDGTIYGGMIPKVTSALSALDKGLSSVMIVSGKAPFFNGEEWKGTKIIGKEWSYHE, from the coding sequence ATGAAGAAGATTGTTATAAAATGCGGGGGCAGTATTCTCGATGAATTAACGCCAGCATTTTTTGCCTCATTAAAGGAGCTTCAAGGCCATGGCTATCGATTGGTATTCGTTCATGGCGGCGGCCCGGATATTAATAAAATGCTTGCCATGTATCAGGTAGAGCCTGAATTCCATAATGGCTTACGAAAAACCACTAAGGAAACGCTTGAGGTAGTAGAATTAGTTCTATCAGGTCAAACCAACCGAAAGCTTGTCCAAAAATTAACCCAAAATGGCTTTCAGACAATTGGATTAAATGGCAGTGATGGAAACCTTCTTCAGGCTGATTTTATTGATCAGCAATCGTTAGGGTTTGTTGGTGAAATTACTAAAGTAAATGATCAGCTAATTTCTATTCTAATTCAAGAAGGAATGATACCGGTTATTACGCCAATTGCGGTTCACGAAACCGGGCAGAAATTAAATATTAATGCAGATTATGCGGCGGCAGCAGTAGCAGGAGCAATCGGTGCCGAGCAATGTATTTTTGTAACAGATGTTGAAGGAATCATGGTAGAGAATCAAGTCGTCCATTCGGTAGAAAAAGAGCAGGTTGAAAAATATATAGAAGATGGAACCATCTATGGCGGGATGATTCCAAAAGTAACCTCCGCACTGTCTGCTCTGGACAAAGGTCTTTCCAGTGTCATGATTGTATCTGGCAAAGCGCCCTTTTTTAACGGGGAAGAATGGAAGGGAACAAAAATTATTGGAAAAGAGTGGAGTTATCATGAGTAA